One region of Rhodophyticola sp. CCM32 genomic DNA includes:
- a CDS encoding F0F1 ATP synthase subunit delta — translation MSEPASISTGIAARYATAMFELASEANLLDALEADVTAVEAALAESEDLRDLIISPIYSRDETQAAIGAVADGMGLNAMTGNTLRLMAGKRRLFALPALLRALHEKIAEHKGEVTADVVSAKPLTKTQAGNLAKALKASVGKDVNLNATVDESLIGGLVVKVGSKMIDSSIRSKLNALQNTMKEVG, via the coding sequence GTGTCCGAACCTGCTTCGATTTCAACCGGAATTGCTGCGCGCTACGCGACCGCGATGTTTGAACTGGCCAGTGAAGCGAACCTGCTTGATGCGCTGGAGGCCGATGTGACCGCAGTGGAAGCGGCCCTGGCCGAGAGCGAGGATTTGCGCGATCTGATCATCTCGCCCATCTACAGCCGGGATGAAACCCAGGCTGCAATCGGTGCCGTTGCCGACGGGATGGGCCTGAACGCAATGACCGGCAACACCCTGCGCCTGATGGCGGGCAAACGCCGCCTTTTTGCCCTGCCTGCCCTGTTGCGCGCGCTGCACGAGAAAATCGCCGAGCATAAAGGCGAGGTGACCGCCGATGTCGTATCGGCCAAACCGCTTACCAAAACCCAAGCCGGCAATCTCGCCAAAGCGCTGAAAGCCTCTGTCGGCAAGGATGTGAACCTGAATGCGACCGTTGATGAAAGCCTCATCGGCGGTCTTGTTGTCAAAGTTGGCTCGAAAATGATCGACAGCTCGATCCGTTCCAAGCTCAACGCCCTGCAAAACACTATGAAAGAGGTCGGATAA